In Mustela lutreola isolate mMusLut2 chromosome 4, mMusLut2.pri, whole genome shotgun sequence, the genomic stretch CAGTGCAAACCTTCTGTCATTACATAGAACTATCTATGCCTCAGCGAGAAAGTAAGAATTTGCTCAGAGGGATTCCAGCACCGTGGAGGCAACCAGCAGACTGTCAAACAGACCCATCGCCACTTGCCCACCCCATTTCTTTGCAGACAGAAGGCACACCGCGAGCATCCCGAGCCCTTCATTTCTGGCAAGAGGCATCGCTTCTACTTGGCCAATAATAGCTCTTCGCGGGAGAATGGCGCTCCAACCCCGCTCCCTCTtgggaaataaaaatgaccatgACCATGGCCACGACCATGATGATGACGATGGCTGCAGGTGCCACTTGCTCAGGCACTGACTCATTCGACAGAAGCAAAGTGCtattaccatccccattttacagatgcgaAGACTGAGGTAAAGCACAAGGGTCGTGCAGGGGGCCATTTAAGCTGGGAAGTCCACATGAGAACCCAGTCCTGTTAGACTCTGATTCCGCCCTTCTTTCCGAGGACTAGCTTACATCTGAAAAAAGCTAGCTCTGGAATTTTTTGCTActattatgttaatttaaaaaaatcataaaatgtcaTTTACAACCATAAAAATTTAGAAGTACAACGATTTAGGGTGTTAATCAAACCACAATGACTTGCAAtggtgaaagaaacaaaaaagcaaaatcctgaaattttaaaattttgccaaattCACGGCTTAACCTCATTACTGCATGTATTACATACACAGGTCCTAAGGGAAAACCCGTTTTTAATGtggaaaacattttataagaaataaacaaactatAAACTAACATTGACTCCTCGGCGTAAGTAAAACTTCATGGGGTATCATTCTTTCTCAGTTTGTGTTATTTCTTTGGCtacaatttattttgctttgaaatGCCTCCCTGTGACAGAAAATCACATTCAACTGCAGAATACCTTGAAAATTCAGTAATTTCTAAGCACCCACTAAGGCACAATACTTACTGTTAAGGCAAACAGACATATGGGAAGTTTTGAAAACTCTTCATCATAAATCATTTCTTGTGTTTGACAGGcggtttatatttttcaaagagctttcaTACTCGATGTCTTGTTTATGGCTCACACACAACCAGTGAGGGAGAGGGGGCAGTCATTAGCCCCACCTGGTCAGTGGGGACACCCGGAAGCAGAGATGACGAAGGACATATAGAAACCGAGGTGGAAAGGTGTCTGGgggccttcaggtcaggtcatgatctcagggtcctgggatcgagccccacatctggctccctgctcagcagggagtctgcttctccctccccctctgtccctctccttgctcatgctctccctctctctctctcaaataaataaataaaatcttggggggggggggaagaaccTAGGTGGAGCTGGGACTAAGGTCTCCTCTATCTCTGAAATTACATTAACACCAAATGCTTGCTGATtttgtgtgggggggagggtagAAGAATCTAAGCATGTGTCCCGCCCCTCTTCAGTGCATCcctataaagcaaataaaatgaaaaatggtcACCCATCTCTCTTCAAGGGTCCTTGAATTATTCCACATTCTCTCCGAAAATCTTGGCCATCCATCCCATGATAGTGGGATGACTTATTCCTACCCCAGGTCCACATGTATAAGACTGAATGGAAAAATTGATTGAACCATGGATAGGAAAAGTTGAGCGTCATCGCCAAAACCAGTGGCCACGATTTTCTGAGTTCCTAGAAAAATGTGCTTTGAAATTCActgacattatctcatttaacgcAAACCACGGCAGGAAGTCAATTCTTATGACATCTGTTCTGTGGATGATAAAGCTGATGCCCAGATTGCTTACATAATTTACCAACATTCCTGTAAGGAATTTTTAGCAAAGCTGAGATTTAAACTCATGGCTTTTGATTAGTAAGCCCTTTCTCGCTCCTATGATGGCCCGGGGGTTGTTGGAACCCAGTATTTTTGGCCCCACCGTGGCTGTTTATGCAGTGATAAATTCCTCGTTGGCCTGTTGGGGAGACATGGCAAAATCTATGGTCCCTGTTTGATATATAAAAGCATCTgtttcaaagaaacatttttaggaattttcttaaaatattccaCTTCTGACCCatggcaaagagaaagagaacattaatAATGGTCTcgttaaattagttaaaaatctGACTAGGTCTTTATTAGACTACAGAAAATCATCAAAGCAAGTCATCCAATTTCcaaatgtttctctctcctttaacGCTGGatggtcagaaaaaaaaagatactattgcCTTGTCCAAATCTGGACTTGACAGACTTAGACCTGGCCTACCATTGGAGAGAATGCTTTACTATGATGACATTTATTCCacttgaaaacaaaaatcaagaagaAGAAACGATTTAAAGGAAGCTCAATTTCCTCAGGGAGGAAAGCAGCACCCCACGGGAGAGACACCAAAACCCAATGCTCACACGTACGTGGATCCATCCCAGCGTGAGGAGGCCATGTTGGTCCTGCACACGGAATAACTCCTCCACGTTCTCCACGTCACAGTAGTCCGGCCCCGCTGACTGCTTTGGCACGATCACATGGGTGATAGTAAATTCATTATGCGTCtaaaaaacaatcagcaaaaaAGAGTAACAAGcatctggggggcaggggggaccaCAAAACCACAGCCTGAGCTGGAAGCATAGTGTTTTGCGGGAAGACTCCACCCCCCGTGTCCACAAAATCAAAGCCTCACAGCTCTCTGGACCTCAAAACCTCTTTTCACGATAGAAAATGTttaacaggggcacctgcgtggctcagtgggttaaagcctctgccttcagctcaggtcatgatcccagggtcctgggatggagccccacatcgggttgtctactcagcagggagtctgcttcccttcctctctctctctgcctgcctttctgtctactggtgatctctgttgtccaataaataaataaaatcttgaaaaaagaaaaaagaacgtTTTTAGCACTTTCACCAGGGCTGCTCCACTATCATCAGTTAATAAGCAATGCCTTGATATAGTACATGTGCAGGGGAAGAGATCCAGACAACACAGCATCAGGTTTATCTGGAGGGGGAGATACCAGTGAAACGGTTTTGTGGATTTACTGAAGGACATTTCTAAGGTTTGTGGAGGTTGATGgccttgtgtattttattttattcattgtacTTTATTTCACATCCAGACCTAATTTCTCTCCTGCCATTGGGGGAACTCACTGAGATCTTCCATAATTAAGGTGATGTTTTGGGTTTGCATTTAGAAAacgaaaaaggaaaaacacaatacTCCCTTCAGGTCAAGGGAAGAGCtgaaggaaggagtctgggaagaggTGATGGGATTCTCAGGGAGGAGATGCTTGTGCTGGGAGGAGCAGTCCGCTCTCCACAAGCACCACCTTCTCTCCGGTCTCAGGGATTTCCCCCCCAACTGGGGATCATCTGGATGGTCCTTCAGAGGCATGATGTGAGCCCTGTATGGCAAAGACTATGGCTGTTGGAGGTTACAGAATGCCGACACCAAGGGCAGTGCCTAACACATCATACTCAGCACACGTCTGTCtgataaaggaatgaatgaatgaatcaatcaatcaatcaatcaaactgGGTACAATATATGGTCTTGAGGAAGCATCCAGAACACATTGCCCCTGACAGACAAACAAGGTGACCGAGAGAACATGGTGGGTCATGCTCCTGTGTTGGtcatctgtgctttctctctcctggaGGACACGTGAATACTTAGAACGGAACTACGGCAGGGAGACTGTGGGCTGAGTAGACCATAGCCATGAAGCAACAGTTCCCAGGCTAAATGTTTAGATGGAAAACGTGCCTAGACCCAAGGGCACCTTCCACAAGACAGTTTTCATCCTTCTTGCAAGTAGCAAACTAAACTCATCTCCTCTCTTTCGTCCTCCTTCTATTTTGACACTGTCTTTCATCATATATTTCTGATAGACTCTTCCATAAGTAAATGGGACCTGTGCCATAAGATTTCAGCTTGTTGAAACTACTgtataaaaccaaagaaaacaagagaatccTAGTTTTATTCCACGCGGGTCTGCAAAAGGTTGGCGAGATGACAGACCTCCGATCTGACCCCAGATCAGAATGGGTAGAGTTAATTAGGTAAATATATGGGAAATAAACAACTGCTGTGGAAATCTGATTCAGAAAACTAGATGGCTTTGGAAATCTGGAGACCTGTAatccatcatttttctttctttgtctttttaagattttatttgagagagagagcagggaggagggacagagggagagaaagaatctcaagcagattccacactgagcatgaagctGGACTCGAGGCTCGagctcacaacactgagattatcacctgagctgaaaccaagagtcggatgcttaaccaaatgggCCAATCGGGTGCCCCAAAcagttatttttctaaacaaaGGTTTAGCATGTGGTTTGATTCATTCTCTACAACCAACTGATACAGTATCCTAAAATTTTACAACTCATTTCCTAGAAGGATCATTCCATTAAAAACAACAGTAGATTTTTGTGTTCATTAATCTAGATAAAGGCATCTTCATAATTTTTGCAATTATGGATTGCCTTAGGATGATATCTTAGGCTGCCATCTTAGGGATCTTAGGATGCCTTTATTCTGTTTTGCTAATGGTAAGAAAGTCATGACATCAGAACGTATCGTGGGCAGAGAGACATGAAACAAAGGCCATACCAGTTTTCCACAGAGTATCCCGCAGGTTTCTATTCCTCTCACTGTATTAGATTCTGCGAGCAGCAGAAATCTGTGGCAAAGGTCTCTTGGTAAAACTACACACCGCAGTCCTTCGACCACTAGATCTaagaaataggaaaggaagaaccAGCTAAAGAAACAAATCTTACACCCCACCACCAGAACTGATTTTGGCAAGCAACTGCAGGGCAATCGAAACATAAAAGATGAAATTATCAGGTGCTCcgctttctgttttatttttaaaagtcttaacaGCGGGAATCAAGGCAAAGGAAGGTAAAATTCCCCTTTATCTACAAACTGGTTCATGAGCAAGGGGGAAGGTGCCAGCTTCGCCATGGGTGATTTATAAAATGGCTGTCTAGCgtaactcttttaaaataaatggacacAAGATGCCATCCgactgtgtctgcctttggatttgGGCCCTGCTGGGGGTCACAGAGCTGCCCCCAAGCTGCACTAACTGTTGGCAGAAGCACAGAATCTGCCTGGAGGTTGGCCACCCCCTGTGCGCCAGACCCTCCTGCCGCAGCAACAAGCGAAACATTTACGTTTTTAAGCCAATTTCTGCGCCAACCATTTTCTCGGCATCTTCTTTGCAGTGTACGTGTTTCTCTTTAGGATTCAGGTGGTTTCTTTGGTGAAAATacgagaatgaaaaaaaaaaatgcttggaatTCTCTTTTCAAATCTCGGCCCCATGACCCCATAGGGCCCCGTTTATGAGAAGGCTGCTGCTCTATGGGGGGCAAGTCACGCTGCCTGAATGTGAAGGTTGCAGGGGACGAGGGGTGAGCCGGATGGCCCTGAAATTCACACCCCAACCTTCCGTGGCACTACCACCGTGGATAACGGGAAGAGGAGCCCCTCCCACGGGTCCCCGGACGGAGCCAGGAGGCTGGGTCCGAAGCGAGGCCGGGAGGCAGCCGGTCACTTACTCTGCACGGCGCTCAGTGCCGCCGCGGGCTTCAGAGCCCTGTTCACGGGAGGCGAGTGGCTGGCATCCCGGGCCGCCTCGCTCCTCGGAGGCTGGTCTGCGAGCACGTTCAGCAGCGCACTGGTCCTCCGCGCGGGCAAGCACGACAGAGCGCTCCCGTCAATCTGCTCCGACAGCGCCCGGCTCTCCTGGCTCCGCATCTGACCCCGCGCTAGTTCTTGTTTCTTGAGCTGGTCTTCGAAGAACAGGAACTGCTCCGACTCCAGCTGCTGCTGGCGCATCCGAGCCACCCGCTTCCTCTCGGCCTCGATCAGGCTCTGATGCTCCCGTTGTTTCAGAATTTCCGCGTTGTATTTGTTCTGGAAAAGGTGGTGGCCGGAATAGGAGGTTAGTTTCCATGGCAACCCCAGCCAGCTGGGATGAGACCCTTCCTAGCTAGACGCGGGCGGAGAGAGGCAGACAAGGCCATGTGCCCACAGGGACACGGGCGCCATAGCCCCTTGGTCTGCCCGAGGCAGTGGTTCTGAGTCCACTCATGTTACCAGGGGCGGGTCACGACAGTCAAGTTCCCTCCATTCCCCTGAGCTTTAAACAAATACCAGAAAACCAAGGTCAGGGTTGGCTACTTGGCCTGCCTGACTGAGAACCAAAGTGGACCACCTCAGAAATGGTTCTGTTGCTCTAGACttcactgtccaatatggtaatGCCCAGCCCCGTGGGCTACTTAcgtttaaattaatttaaatgaaatgacaTTAGACACTGAGTTCCGCAGTCCTTCCTGCCAGCCACCTTTTAATACCATGTGGCTAGCAGCTCCCACACGGAACATTTCTACCGCAGGAGGAAGTTCTGTTGGTCAGTGTTGCCCTAGAACCTCTTGCCCTAGACTCTAGAACTCAGAGAGCCAGAACTTTACCGAGAAGGGGGAACCACAAGGAATCGGTCCTCAAAATATGGCGCAATCATCTCCATCAGGATGAGCCAGGAACTTGTTAAAATAAAGATTCCCAGGCTCCccggtcttaaaaaaaaaaaaagtctaggcaTTATTAGGTTAAAGACTACAAATCTTTAATAAGCCCCTCAAGTTGTTTTGAGAAAAAGTAGCTTTggtagggctggggtgggggcacagcTTACAGCGCACATTGGGGGTGCCCATGAATCCCccagagtctgggcagaagtgtGGAAGCCGACCCAGCAGGAGTGGGGCATGGCGTGAGAGTCTGCACTTCTAAAAAGCTCCCAGTGATGCCTGTCCTGCCTACAGCAAGGGCTCACTGACGGGCATGCCCATATCCCAGGCGTAAAGGCTGCCACTCTATCTCCACAGAGATATCTCCATGACCTATACTTTGGGACACTGTTGCCACCTGGGACCAAACTGGTGTCATTAAAGGTAGACCAGGCGGTCCCTTCCTGGGAGACCCTGAGAGGACAACCCCAGGAGTGTTGCAGACAGGATGAAGACTGGCCTGGactcttctttcctttgctgttggTTCGTTTGAGCATCTAAGATCATTCTCATGTATCATAGTTCAAGTCAAATCCAAATGATCAATAGTTGAACTTGAGGGAATGTTCAGACTGCCACATTCCCTCAGTCCCTTGGTCTAAAGGCTGCACTCAATGCTGACTTCCAGCTACACCCACGGGACACCGGGAGCCCTGTGCCACATTCAGAGCTCACAAGACTGAACTCCAGCGAGAGTCAGAATGAGTGATAATTCCAAAGCACATAAATATGCAATTGAACAAGAAAGGCAAAGCCATTTTTATAACAATGCTAAAGACTTTAAGAATTCGAGTTTTGAACTTGAGGTCCTAGAGACcgatcaattttttttctcttaatgccATTCCTCTCTTAGACATCATTACCATTGCTACTCTTTCTGTAATAATGATCCAGAAACCACCATCCATTGGTGATACAATTACATTTTGCTCACATGGTTAGCTATTATTTCCTCTCAATATAATATTGACTGTAAGATCGAAGAATTGAATTCACATTTCCAAAGCCTACATAATAAGATAAATCAGAAATTATATACTGTTCTCC encodes the following:
- the STAMBPL1 gene encoding AMSH-like protease isoform X3, with product MDQPFTVNSLKKLAAMPDHTDVSLSPEERVRALSKLGCNITITEDITPRRYFRSGVEMERMASVYLEEGNLENAFVLYNKFITLFVEKLPSHRDYQQCAVPEKQDIMKNKYNAEILKQREHQSLIEAERKRVARMRQQQLESEQFLFFEDQLKKQELARGQMRSQESRALSEQIDGSALSCLPARRTSALLNVLADQPPRSEAARDASHSPPVNRALKPAAALSAVQNLVVEGLRCVVLPRDLCHRFLLLAESNTVRGIETCGILCGKLTHNEFTITHVIVPKQSAGPDYCDVENVEELFRVQDQHGLLTLGWIHVRTHPTQTAFLSSVDLHTHCSYQLMLPEAVAIVCSPKHKDTGIFRLTNAGMLEVSACKKKGFHPHTKDPRLFSICKHVLVKDIKITTLDLR